One segment of Manduca sexta isolate Smith_Timp_Sample1 chromosome 27, JHU_Msex_v1.0, whole genome shotgun sequence DNA contains the following:
- the LOC119190883 gene encoding uncharacterized PE-PGRS family protein PE_PGRS46-like, protein MSSAVDSMNGWLDQGELPDLQKTDVNTASYGVWWLNFRALKREVFPFLNHYESIANADATSKQHKTGVGGVGGDGEDGGDESDRVGDDDDEGAVDGDSARTARSDNCLVIAVGEDGVGESGGEDGVGDAESDDTVRDSGGDDGVGEQGGVVDWDEGGEAGIGVVHDALRGEDGVDSFDKSDGVVECVGVDALEGVVEPGGVEGVDEERGGGGGVGGVGGVGGIGGVGGDGGDGGSSITKNAAPGMTGTKSSVSRTIGYPANGIQAIPGLATTAVPVRIWWALPLSPRVPADGTLATHGYPVTGYGRKKGGNRGKEKKRKEKELS, encoded by the exons ATGTCGAGTGCTGTAGACAGCATGAATGGTTGGCTCGATCAGGGAGAACTCCCAGACTTACAGAAAACGGACGTTAACACAGCTAGTTATGGAGTATGGTGGTTAAATTTCCGGGCGCTTAAAAGAGAGGTGTTTCCCTTTCTTAATCATTATGAaa GTATCGCCAACGCTGATGCCACGTCAAAGCAACACAAAACGGGCGTCGGTGGCGTCGGCGGTGACGGCGAGGACGGCGGCGACGAGTCGGATCGTGTCGGTGACGACGACGACGAGGGCGCAGTCGATGGTGATAGCGCCCGCACTGCACGTAGTGATAACTGCTTGGTCATTGCAGTGGGAGAGGACGGCGTCGGGGAATCAGGAGGCGAAGACGGTGTCGGAGATGCAGAGAGTGACGATACCGTCAGGGATTCAGGGGGTGACGACGGTGTCGGGGAACAGGGAGGTGTCGTCGACTGGGATGAAGGCGGGGAAGCCGGCATCGGCGTTGTACACG ACGCACTCCGTGGAGAAGACGGTGTGGACAGTTTTGATAAGTCCGACGGTGTTGTTGAGTGCGTCGGTGTTGATGCGCTCGAGGGTGTTGTAGAGCCGGGCGGCGTAGAGGGCGTCGACGAAGAGCGCGGTGGCGGCGGTGGTGTCGGCGGCGTTGGTGGCGTCGGTGGCATCGGTGGCGTCGGAGGTGACGGTGGTGATGGCGGTTCGTCTATCACAAAGAACGCCGCCCCCGGAATGACCGGCACCAAGTCTTCAGTGTCGCGGACCATT gggtaccctgctaacggtatACAAGCgatccccggcttagcaaccacggccgTCCCTGTGAggatttggtgggccctaccttTATCGCCGAGGGtaccagcggacggtacgcttgcgacccacggctatccggtcaCAGGGtacgggaggaagaagggagggaaCCGAGGAAAGGAAAAGaaaaggaaggagaaggagctttcttag